Proteins encoded in a region of the Zea mays cultivar B73 chromosome 4, Zm-B73-REFERENCE-NAM-5.0, whole genome shotgun sequence genome:
- the LOC103654601 gene encoding uncharacterized protein produces MYNYRAHTHPLSSCLTMSSSKQVVVATVALALLLHASHLAAGAEGETVTPLSTCETPICVPCWGKNQVCIAACVALRYTGGFCNGDTCVCTKQCLAEAEAVAEAGGPSPPPVQPPPLGKRGMGMLK; encoded by the exons ATGTATAACTACCGAGCACATACACACCCTCTCTCATCGTGTCTGACCATGTCGTCCAGCAAGCAGGTTGTGGTGGCCACCGTCGCTCTAGCGCTGCTCCTCCACGCTTCACATC TTGCAGCCGGAGCCGAAGGAGAAACGGTGACACCGTTGAGCACATGCGAAACCCCGATCTGCGTCCCCTGCTGGGGCAAGAACCAGGTCTGCATCGCCGCTTGCGTTGCGTTGCGCTACACCGGCGGTTTCTGCAATGGTGACACCTGCGTATGCACCAAGCAGTGCCTTGCGGAAGCGGAAGCGGTGGCGGAGGCTGGTGGGCCGTCCCCGCCGCCCGTGCAGCCGCCGCCGCTCGGGAAGCGTGGGATGGGAATGCTCAAGTGA
- the LOC100279164 gene encoding uncharacterized protein LOC100279164 precursor (The RefSeq protein has 1 frameshift compared to this genomic sequence): MSFYKKLVIVGFALTLLLVSFRMDATAKLCSTTMERLICGGASRGDVNRACDETCRSKGYTGGGFCNMKIQRCVCRKPCVQEEQTEARARDEAADAGDMMSQTMAD; encoded by the exons ATGTCGTTCTATAAGAAACTAGTGATCGTTGGTTTCGCCTTAACCTT GCTCCTTGTGTCATTCC GAATGGATGCGACTGCAAAGCTTTGCAGTACGACAATGGAGAGACTCATTTGCGGCGGAGCAAGTCGAGGCGACGTGAACAGGGCATGCGATGAAACGTGCAGATCCAAGGGCTACACGGGTGGCGGCTTTTGCAACATGAAAATACAACGCTGTGTTTGTCGCAAGCCGTGTGTCCAGGAGGAGCAAACAGAGGCGCGCGCCAGAGACGAAGCAGCCGACGCTGGAGATATGATGAGCCAGACGATGGCAGATTGA